In Syntrophales bacterium, a single window of DNA contains:
- a CDS encoding dynamin family protein: MPSVDTPGSASLSRFRETLVPVRDAVSRFGLVSLKRSLEVCEGLAVKSPLIDVAILGQFKAGKSTFLNTLIGRRLLPVGVIPVTTVITRIVYGPEERAFASHFDGNITEIPLGRLEEFTSEAGNPNNEKNVSVVDIELPTLEGYAGLRLVDTPGLGSVFKYHMETSENWLPEVGAALLAISADRPLSENDLNLIRELDRYTPRIILLLTKADLLSQGQQDEVVRFFQETLKRELRREFPIYLFSNRVDTELFQHRLEMEIINPLTRNRDVEFGRILSYKVQSLAKNCRSYLDIALQTSLRADEDRLALREQILGEKSNITRINEELMIMTRETCRHTRVNIDKYLNRFKNPLKEKLSARLAMDMASWKGNLWKLSRRYEEWIREVMTEELEELSQREHRHFFGTLMKAQSTLDRYLKSFRAVLEGNIERILGVRMASAAWNIDVDEPSRPDIQLGHTFQFHFDLLWFLIPMALFRGVFERHFLKQIPHQVEVNVSRLSNSWEERINRTIEDMRKQASRYIREEIDTIEGILARTEGQTETIRGLISVLDEPPKDPLSEWEAPPR, from the coding sequence ATGCCTTCCGTTGATACACCTGGTTCCGCCTCCCTGTCCCGGTTCCGGGAAACCCTTGTTCCCGTCCGCGACGCCGTCTCCCGTTTCGGCCTCGTTTCCCTGAAGCGCTCCCTGGAAGTCTGCGAGGGGCTGGCCGTGAAGAGTCCCCTCATCGACGTGGCCATCCTGGGTCAGTTCAAGGCCGGGAAGAGCACGTTTCTCAATACCCTCATCGGGCGGCGGCTGCTGCCCGTAGGGGTGATCCCCGTTACGACGGTCATCACGCGCATCGTCTACGGCCCCGAGGAGCGGGCCTTCGCATCCCATTTTGACGGGAACATCACGGAAATTCCCCTCGGCCGGCTGGAGGAGTTCACCTCGGAGGCCGGGAATCCGAACAACGAGAAGAACGTCTCCGTTGTGGACATCGAGCTGCCGACGCTGGAGGGGTACGCCGGGCTCCGTCTGGTGGACACGCCGGGCCTGGGAAGCGTCTTCAAGTACCACATGGAGACTTCGGAGAACTGGCTCCCCGAGGTGGGGGCTGCGCTCCTGGCCATCAGCGCCGACCGGCCTCTCTCGGAAAACGATCTCAACCTCATTCGTGAACTGGACCGGTACACCCCCCGGATCATCCTTCTCCTGACCAAGGCGGATCTTCTCTCCCAGGGGCAACAGGACGAGGTGGTGCGTTTTTTTCAGGAGACCCTGAAGCGGGAGCTTCGTCGGGAATTCCCGATCTATCTCTTCTCCAATCGCGTGGACACGGAGCTGTTTCAGCATCGCCTGGAGATGGAAATCATCAATCCCCTGACCCGGAACCGGGATGTCGAGTTCGGTCGAATTCTCAGCTACAAGGTTCAGTCCCTGGCAAAAAACTGCCGGAGCTACCTGGACATCGCCCTTCAAACCTCTCTCCGTGCGGATGAAGATCGCCTGGCCCTCCGGGAACAGATTCTCGGTGAAAAGTCCAACATCACCCGGATCAACGAGGAACTGATGATCATGACCCGGGAGACCTGCCGCCACACCCGGGTCAATATAGACAAGTACCTGAACCGGTTTAAAAACCCCCTCAAGGAGAAGCTTTCCGCCCGCCTCGCAATGGATATGGCCTCCTGGAAGGGAAACCTCTGGAAGCTGTCGCGCCGCTACGAAGAGTGGATCCGGGAAGTCATGACGGAAGAGCTGGAGGAGCTCTCCCAGCGGGAGCACCGGCACTTCTTCGGCACGCTCATGAAAGCCCAGTCGACCTTGGACCGGTACCTGAAATCGTTCCGGGCCGTCCTGGAGGGGAACATCGAGCGGATCCTGGGTGTGCGGATGGCCTCCGCTGCGTGGAACATCGACGTGGATGAGCCCTCCCGGCCGGACATCCAGCTGGGCCACACCTTCCAGTTCCACTTCGACCTCCTGTGGTTCCTGATCCCCATGGCCCTGTTCCGGGGCGTCTTCGAGCGCCATTTCCTGAAGCAGATTCCCCACCAGGTGGAGGTGAACGTCTCGCGCCTCTCGAATTCCTGGGAGGAGCGGATCAATCGGACCATCGAGGACATGCGGAAGCAGGCGTCCCGCTACATCCGGGAGGAGATCGACACGATCGAGGGCATCCTGGCACGAACGGAAGGCCAGACCGAAACGATCCGGGGGCTGATCTCCGTCCTCGACGAGCCGCCGAAGGATCCTCTCTCTGAATGGGAAGCACCTCCCCGATGA
- a CDS encoding outer membrane lipoprotein-sorting protein encodes MLQKLMLTSLVLLFALPAFALDGSVLLKQVDRNLNPESYEMYRKLINVEPDGKKKEFTLFSVKKGADRVAALFLAPASEKGRSTLRLGENMWLYIPNVGKPIRITSLQSVVGGVFNNADILNLDYSTEYDVKSVMEKDGGYLLNLKAKTREVAYDQLRMQVDRNRRVPVRIECLTEAGMLIKTLYFKDTKDFGGGLVRPSVIETDSPLYKGYRSIMIFAKIRKRTFKDEVFTLTYMPNLDSLR; translated from the coding sequence ATGCTGCAGAAGCTGATGCTCACATCTCTGGTCCTTCTGTTCGCCCTGCCGGCCTTTGCCCTGGACGGTTCGGTTCTCCTGAAGCAGGTGGACAGGAACCTGAATCCCGAGTCCTACGAAATGTACCGGAAGCTGATCAACGTGGAACCCGATGGGAAGAAGAAGGAATTCACGCTCTTTTCCGTCAAGAAGGGAGCCGACCGGGTGGCGGCCCTGTTCCTTGCCCCGGCCAGTGAAAAAGGCCGCAGCACCCTCCGGCTGGGGGAAAACATGTGGCTCTATATCCCCAACGTGGGAAAGCCGATCCGGATCACGAGCCTCCAGTCCGTCGTGGGAGGGGTGTTCAACAATGCCGACATCCTGAATCTCGATTACAGCACCGAGTATGACGTGAAATCGGTGATGGAAAAGGATGGAGGGTACCTGCTTAATTTGAAGGCAAAGACCAGGGAGGTCGCCTATGACCAGCTCCGCATGCAGGTCGACCGGAACCGCAGGGTCCCGGTCCGGATCGAGTGCCTCACCGAAGCAGGAATGCTGATCAAGACCCTCTACTTCAAAGACACGAAGGATTTCGGCGGCGGGCTCGTGCGGCCCTCCGTGATCGAGACGGACAGCCCCCTCTACAAGGGGTACCGGTCCATCATGATCTTCGCAAAAATCCGGAAGCGGACCTTCAAGGACGAGGTCTTCACCCTTACCTACATGCCGAACCTGGATTCGCTCCGGTAG
- a CDS encoding FtsX-like permease family protein, which translates to MANLLKMAVRNLLRYRRRTLLTASLITVGVVFVLVFISVSGSFKGMMIGQITDSMLGHIQIHHRGYVASIDNLPLNLNLKPPAVRKVTDVLDGMPEVATYSPRIKFGGMFSNFSETTNIRLNGIVPEREFKTVPLLLSRISEGKKTLEKGEILLPALLARGMNVKVGDPVVVVATNQDGSVNGRQFIVSGILEGVTGPGGRDGYIHLDDAVETLRMREPEISEIAVRLKDFGRLSDVHGRLSGLLAGEKNRQGKPLFEVHTWEALSPFFNVARMIDVMTFFIRLMLIAIVLISIMNVMIMAVYERVREIGTMAAIGTLPGRILSLFLLEGFCLGILGAVVGCITGSLLLWILNLSRVTFDFGQQKDLVLAVSLHPGDLLSISVIVILVSVAASLQPAWKASRMEPIEALRHV; encoded by the coding sequence ATGGCTAACCTCCTCAAGATGGCCGTCCGGAACCTCCTGCGGTACCGCCGCCGCACCCTGCTGACGGCGTCCCTCATCACCGTGGGCGTCGTTTTCGTTCTCGTTTTCATCTCGGTATCCGGATCCTTCAAGGGGATGATGATCGGCCAGATCACCGATTCCATGCTGGGTCACATCCAGATCCACCATCGGGGCTACGTGGCCTCCATCGACAACCTCCCCCTGAACCTCAACCTCAAGCCGCCGGCGGTCCGGAAGGTTACGGACGTGCTCGATGGAATGCCGGAGGTGGCGACCTATTCCCCACGCATCAAGTTCGGCGGCATGTTCAGCAACTTCTCCGAGACGACGAACATCCGCCTGAACGGAATCGTCCCGGAGCGGGAGTTCAAAACGGTGCCCCTTCTCCTCTCCCGGATCAGCGAGGGGAAAAAGACCCTTGAAAAGGGGGAGATCCTCCTTCCGGCCCTCCTGGCCCGGGGAATGAACGTCAAGGTGGGGGACCCCGTGGTCGTCGTGGCGACAAACCAGGACGGTTCCGTCAACGGCAGGCAGTTCATCGTCTCGGGAATCCTGGAGGGCGTGACCGGACCGGGGGGGCGGGACGGCTACATCCACCTGGACGACGCCGTGGAGACGCTCCGGATGCGCGAGCCGGAGATCAGCGAGATCGCCGTGCGGCTGAAGGATTTCGGGAGACTGTCGGACGTTCACGGCAGGCTTTCGGGTCTCCTGGCCGGGGAAAAGAACCGGCAGGGGAAGCCCCTGTTCGAAGTCCACACCTGGGAGGCCCTTTCGCCCTTTTTCAACGTAGCCCGGATGATCGACGTCATGACCTTCTTCATCAGGCTGATGCTCATCGCCATCGTCCTGATCAGCATCATGAACGTCATGATCATGGCCGTCTACGAGCGCGTCCGGGAGATCGGCACGATGGCCGCCATCGGCACCCTCCCCGGCCGGATCCTCTCCCTGTTCCTCCTGGAAGGATTCTGCCTGGGAATCCTGGGAGCCGTCGTCGGCTGCATCACCGGGAGCCTGCTCCTGTGGATCCTGAATCTGTCCCGGGTCACCTTCGACTTCGGCCAGCAGAAGGACCTGGTTCTGGCGGTATCCCTCCACCCGGGGGATCTTCTGTCCATATCCGTCATCGTCATCCTCGTCTCCGTGGCGGCGAGCCTCCAGCCGGCCTGGAAGGCCTCGCGCATGGAACCAATCGAGGCACTGCGCCACGTCTGA
- a CDS encoding phosphoribosylformylglycinamidine synthase subunit PurQ: MAKPVRSIVITGNGTNCEREMAHACRLAGSDVTDIVHISELLCGEKRLDDYDFLNLPGGFLDGDDLGSAKAGANRILHAPVRGTKEKLFDQFDRFIRAGKLILGVCNGFQLQVKLGMLPGFDGDQRTQTATLTFNDSGRFEDRWVSLKVNPDSPCVFTRGLDGLYLPVRHGEGKFIPAGDDVCERLEKQGQIVVRYCTPDYREATMDYPLNPNGSVGAVAGICSETGRIFGLMPHPEAYLHRTNHPRWTREDLPEEGMGLALFRNAVEFIRCESF; encoded by the coding sequence ATGGCGAAACCGGTGAGATCCATCGTCATCACGGGAAACGGCACGAACTGCGAACGGGAAATGGCCCACGCCTGCCGGCTGGCGGGCTCGGACGTGACGGACATCGTCCACATCAGCGAACTGCTCTGCGGAGAGAAGAGACTGGACGACTATGACTTCCTGAACCTGCCGGGAGGTTTCCTCGACGGCGACGACCTGGGTTCCGCCAAGGCCGGGGCCAACCGGATCCTCCACGCCCCGGTCCGGGGGACGAAGGAAAAGCTCTTCGACCAGTTCGACCGCTTCATCCGCGCCGGCAAGCTCATCCTCGGGGTCTGCAACGGCTTCCAGCTCCAGGTGAAACTGGGCATGCTCCCGGGATTCGACGGCGATCAGCGTACCCAGACGGCCACGCTCACCTTCAACGATTCCGGGCGCTTCGAGGACCGATGGGTATCCCTGAAGGTCAACCCGGATTCTCCCTGCGTCTTCACCAGGGGCCTGGACGGCCTCTATCTTCCCGTCCGCCACGGCGAGGGGAAGTTCATCCCCGCCGGGGACGATGTCTGCGAGAGGCTGGAGAAACAGGGGCAGATCGTCGTCCGCTACTGCACACCGGACTATCGGGAAGCGACGATGGACTACCCGCTCAATCCCAACGGCTCCGTCGGGGCCGTCGCCGGCATCTGCAGTGAGACGGGCCGCATCTTCGGCCTGATGCCCCACCCGGAGGCCTACCTCCACCGGACAAATCACCCCCGCTGGACCCGGGAGGATCTCCCGGAGGAGGGGATGGGCCTCGCCCTGTTCCGCAACGCCGTGGAGTTCATCCGGTGCGAGTCGTTCTAA
- a CDS encoding ABC transporter ATP-binding protein translates to MSLIAAENLAKDYRTGEVTVHALRGVSFRIEPASFVSFVGPSGSGKTTILNILGCLDKPTGGSLSVAGTDVTALDMKDSARFRGSHIGFIFQDFNLIPVLTVHENVEYPLMMVQNVPEEERRERIGTLLEAVGMADQRDKYPDQLSGGQKQRVAIARALVTNPRLVLADEPTANLDSATAYAVIDLMKRMRDERQTTFIFSTHDQKIVGEAEILFQLEDGALRDVQEKGGQNHG, encoded by the coding sequence ATGAGCCTCATCGCCGCCGAGAATCTGGCGAAGGACTACCGGACCGGGGAGGTCACCGTCCACGCCCTTCGGGGGGTGTCCTTCCGGATCGAACCCGCCTCCTTCGTCTCTTTCGTGGGTCCCTCCGGGAGCGGGAAGACCACCATCCTGAACATCCTCGGCTGCCTGGACAAGCCCACCGGGGGAAGCCTCTCCGTCGCCGGAACGGACGTCACGGCCCTCGACATGAAGGATAGCGCACGTTTCCGGGGAAGTCACATCGGCTTCATCTTCCAGGACTTCAACCTCATCCCCGTGCTGACGGTTCACGAAAACGTCGAGTATCCCCTGATGATGGTCCAGAACGTGCCGGAAGAGGAGCGGCGGGAGCGGATCGGAACCCTGCTGGAGGCCGTGGGGATGGCAGACCAGCGGGACAAGTATCCCGATCAGCTTTCGGGAGGGCAGAAGCAGAGGGTGGCCATCGCCCGCGCGCTGGTGACGAATCCCCGGCTCGTCCTGGCCGACGAGCCAACGGCCAACCTGGACTCGGCGACGGCCTACGCCGTCATCGACCTCATGAAGCGCATGCGGGACGAGCGGCAGACGACGTTCATCTTCTCCACACACGACCAGAAGATCGTCGGCGAGGCGGAGATCCTCTTTCAGCTGGAAGACGGAGCCCTTCGGGACGTCCAGGAGAAGGGAGGGCAGAACCATGGCTAA
- a CDS encoding AMP-binding protein, which produces MLEDSARRHSGRIALIHDANRLTYRDLNRAVSALAGRLRDLGIVKGDKVAVLLPNIPEFVIAYLAAQKLGAVAVTLNIMSTAFELRHLLGNSDSKAFITTASAARRFEEIRDELPLCRHLLVTDSADSPYAWRKLSIEGGDEFSIPPIEDSDPAVMIYTSGLTGRPVGAVLTHGNLQSQTGLLKSEVAGTEEDRCLAIIPFFHSFGAVANMLAPLRTGASIVLMDRFTLDGIFSAIDREKVTYITGVPRLFLGMIFHDKADQHDVSSLRFCITGGAAIPPDVFAAFESKFKVKLVEGYGLTEASPICTLSRIDRPHRPGSIGTVIPGVEAKIVDRDGREVPRGQEGELIIRGANVMKGYYKDEARTAEVIRDGWLHTSDLGTMDEDGYIFLTGHAKRMVITSGFNVYPREIELILEMHPAVKQARITGKQDLMRGEIVKASIVLKPGATAGEKDILRHCRTYLSNYKHPREIEFVDAIDEA; this is translated from the coding sequence ATGCTGGAGGATAGTGCCCGGCGTCACTCCGGGCGGATCGCCCTTATTCATGACGCGAACCGTCTCACGTACCGGGACCTGAACCGGGCCGTCAGCGCCCTCGCCGGGCGGCTCCGGGACCTGGGAATCGTCAAGGGCGACAAGGTCGCCGTCCTGCTCCCCAATATTCCCGAATTCGTCATCGCCTACCTGGCCGCCCAGAAACTAGGCGCCGTCGCGGTCACGCTCAACATCATGTCCACCGCCTTCGAGTTGCGGCATCTTCTGGGCAACAGCGATTCCAAAGCCTTCATCACGACTGCCTCTGCGGCCAGGCGATTCGAGGAGATCCGGGACGAGCTGCCTCTCTGCCGGCATCTTCTGGTCACCGACAGCGCTGATTCACCCTATGCCTGGCGGAAGCTATCGATCGAGGGAGGGGATGAATTTTCGATTCCTCCCATCGAAGACAGCGATCCCGCGGTCATGATCTACACCTCGGGGCTGACCGGCAGGCCCGTGGGAGCGGTTCTTACCCACGGCAACCTGCAGAGCCAGACGGGCCTTCTCAAATCGGAGGTTGCAGGTACGGAGGAAGACCGCTGCCTGGCGATCATTCCGTTCTTCCACTCCTTCGGCGCCGTCGCCAACATGCTCGCACCGCTCAGAACCGGGGCCAGCATTGTTCTCATGGACCGCTTTACCCTGGACGGCATCTTCTCCGCCATCGACCGGGAAAAGGTCACATACATCACCGGCGTGCCGCGGCTTTTCCTGGGAATGATCTTTCACGACAAGGCGGACCAGCATGACGTAAGCTCGCTTCGCTTCTGCATTACCGGCGGAGCCGCCATCCCGCCGGACGTCTTCGCCGCTTTCGAGTCCAAGTTCAAGGTCAAGCTGGTCGAAGGATACGGCCTCACGGAGGCCTCCCCGATCTGCACCCTCAGCCGCATCGACCGGCCCCACCGGCCCGGCTCCATCGGGACGGTCATCCCCGGCGTGGAGGCGAAGATCGTCGACAGGGACGGACGCGAGGTCCCCCGGGGGCAGGAGGGGGAGTTGATCATCCGGGGCGCCAACGTCATGAAGGGATACTACAAGGACGAGGCCCGCACCGCCGAGGTGATCCGGGACGGCTGGCTGCACACGAGCGACCTGGGAACCATGGATGAGGACGGCTACATCTTCCTGACGGGCCACGCGAAGCGGATGGTCATCACCAGCGGCTTCAACGTCTACCCCCGGGAGATCGAGTTGATCCTGGAGATGCACCCGGCCGTCAAGCAGGCAAGGATAACGGGAAAGCAGGACCTGATGCGCGGCGAGATCGTGAAGGCCAGCATCGTGCTGAAACCGGGTGCGACGGCCGGCGAGAAGGACATCCTCCGCCACTGCCGGACCTACCTGTCCAACTACAAGCACCCCCGGGAGATCGAATTCGTCGATGCCATCGACGAGGCGTGA
- a CDS encoding DUF1232 domain-containing protein has translation MRAELRVLRLAAADPRVPWYAKALAAAVAGYALSPVDLIPDFIPVLGWLDDLILVPAGLWLVVKMIPPDVWEDCRRRAGDEKEPSGSAPETPGTPDASGEQAS, from the coding sequence TTGAGAGCCGAACTGCGGGTCCTCCGCCTGGCTGCGGCGGATCCCCGGGTGCCCTGGTATGCCAAGGCTCTGGCGGCTGCGGTGGCCGGATATGCCTTGAGTCCCGTGGATTTGATCCCCGATTTTATCCCTGTCCTGGGGTGGCTGGACGATCTGATCCTGGTGCCCGCCGGGCTCTGGCTGGTCGTGAAGATGATCCCGCCGGACGTGTGGGAGGACTGCCGCCGCCGGGCCGGTGATGAGAAGGAACCGTCCGGGAGCGCTCCGGAGACCCCCGGCACCCCGGACGCGTCCGGAGAACAGGCATCATGA
- a CDS encoding AIR synthase-related protein, with product MPHRIEIGFKEGLRDALGEKIRRRIIEHLNLDVDTVRTVEVYTVDGDLAPEALEAAASGPLSDPVIQHYAVDRGLADRFDWLIEVGFRPGVTDNVGKTAREALALLFGSKTEAFPRVYTSRQYLLSGPLNRVDAERIASSLLANDLIERYDITGRASWDPAAGMAAHVPRVAGIDDPRVEEIDLDVDDATLLKISAERVLALTLEEMKILRDYLKDPAILEARRQVGLGPSMTDAELECLAQTWSEHCKHKIFNAEIRYIDEQGREKTIVSLFDTFIKGSTKEIRKRMGERDWCLSVFSDNAGVIRFNDDHSLVFKVETHNSPSALDPYGGALTGIVGVNRDPFGTGRGARLIFNTDVFCFAPPGYDKPLPARILHPRRIYEGVREGVEHGGNKSGIPTVNGSLVFDDRFLGKPLVYCGTAGIMPAELGGEPTHTKEILPGDWIVMTGGRIGKDGIHGATFSSEELHEDSPVTAVQIGDPITQKKMTDFLLIARDRGLYRCITDNGAGGLSSSVGETARLAGGCELDLKKAPLKYAGLNPWEILISESQERMTLAVDPDKIDEFLALAAKMDTEASVLGRYTDSGMFHILYGGKTVAFLDMNFLHEGLPRMRLTARWIPPVHPDPEIPEPADYGDALKRMLSRLNICSKESVVRQYDHEVQGGSVLKPLVGAANDGPGDAAVVRPLLDSFEGIVVAHGICPRYSDLDTYDMAACAVDEGVRNAVAVGASLEHLAGLDNFCWCDPVQSEKTPDGEYKLAQLVRANQALYDCTLVYGVPCISGKDSMKNDYLIGDTKISIPPTLLFSTIGKIGDVRKVVTMDAKRPGDLVYVLGETYPELGGSEWYALHHAVGSSVPKVNAPRARVLYEALHRAILDGRVASCHDCADGGLGVALAETAFAGGLGMEIDLGLVPARDVVRDDHLLFSETPSRFVATVSPENRQAFEATLPGCAFGCVGVVRSDGILKVKGRSGGTLLEENIGALKAAWQGPLHF from the coding sequence ATGCCCCACAGAATCGAGATCGGCTTCAAGGAAGGATTGCGAGACGCCCTGGGCGAAAAGATCCGGCGGCGAATCATTGAACACCTGAACCTGGACGTGGACACCGTCCGGACGGTGGAGGTCTACACCGTTGACGGGGACCTGGCCCCGGAAGCGCTGGAGGCGGCCGCCTCCGGTCCCCTCTCCGACCCGGTGATCCAGCATTATGCGGTCGACCGGGGCCTGGCGGACCGCTTCGACTGGCTCATCGAGGTGGGCTTCCGGCCCGGCGTCACAGACAACGTCGGCAAGACGGCCCGGGAGGCCCTGGCCCTTCTCTTCGGCTCGAAGACGGAGGCTTTTCCCCGGGTTTACACCTCCCGGCAGTATCTCCTCAGCGGCCCGCTCAACCGAGTCGACGCCGAACGGATCGCCTCGAGCCTCCTGGCGAACGACCTCATCGAGCGCTACGATATCACGGGCCGTGCGTCCTGGGATCCCGCCGCCGGCATGGCGGCCCATGTCCCCCGGGTCGCCGGGATCGACGACCCCCGGGTGGAGGAGATCGACCTGGACGTGGACGACGCAACCCTTCTTAAGATCAGCGCCGAGAGGGTCCTCGCCCTGACCCTGGAGGAGATGAAGATTCTCCGGGACTACCTGAAGGATCCAGCCATCCTGGAGGCCCGGCGACAAGTGGGCCTCGGGCCGTCCATGACCGACGCGGAGCTGGAATGCCTCGCCCAGACGTGGTCGGAGCACTGCAAGCACAAGATCTTCAACGCCGAGATCCGCTACATCGACGAGCAGGGACGGGAGAAAACCATCGTGTCCCTCTTCGACACTTTCATCAAGGGCTCCACGAAGGAAATCCGGAAACGCATGGGGGAGAGGGACTGGTGCCTCTCGGTCTTCTCCGACAACGCCGGCGTGATCCGCTTCAACGACGACCACAGCCTCGTCTTCAAGGTGGAGACCCACAACTCCCCCTCCGCACTGGACCCGTACGGCGGCGCCCTGACGGGCATCGTCGGCGTCAACCGGGACCCCTTCGGCACGGGCCGGGGCGCCCGGCTGATATTCAACACCGACGTCTTCTGCTTCGCCCCTCCCGGGTACGACAAGCCCCTGCCGGCGCGGATCCTCCATCCACGGCGGATCTACGAGGGCGTCCGGGAAGGCGTGGAGCACGGTGGCAACAAGAGCGGCATCCCGACGGTGAACGGGTCCCTCGTCTTCGACGACCGGTTTCTCGGGAAGCCCCTGGTGTACTGCGGAACGGCGGGGATCATGCCGGCCGAGCTCGGCGGCGAACCCACCCACACGAAAGAGATCCTCCCCGGCGACTGGATCGTCATGACCGGCGGCCGCATCGGCAAGGACGGCATCCACGGAGCCACGTTCTCTTCCGAGGAACTGCACGAGGACTCCCCCGTGACCGCCGTGCAGATCGGCGATCCCATCACCCAGAAGAAGATGACCGACTTCCTGCTCATCGCCCGGGACCGGGGGCTGTACCGCTGCATCACCGACAACGGTGCCGGTGGCCTGTCGTCCTCCGTGGGCGAGACGGCGCGCCTGGCGGGCGGCTGCGAGCTGGACCTGAAAAAGGCTCCCCTGAAATACGCCGGCCTCAATCCCTGGGAGATCCTTATCTCCGAGTCCCAGGAGCGTATGACCCTCGCGGTGGATCCCGACAAAATCGACGAATTCCTGGCCCTGGCCGCGAAGATGGACACGGAGGCCTCGGTCCTCGGCCGCTATACCGACTCGGGGATGTTCCACATTCTCTACGGCGGGAAGACCGTGGCCTTCCTGGACATGAATTTCCTCCACGAGGGGCTTCCCCGGATGCGCCTCACGGCCCGCTGGATCCCGCCGGTTCACCCGGATCCGGAGATCCCGGAGCCGGCCGACTACGGAGACGCCCTGAAGAGGATGCTCTCGCGCCTCAACATCTGCAGCAAGGAATCGGTGGTCCGCCAGTACGACCATGAGGTCCAGGGAGGAAGCGTCCTGAAGCCCCTCGTGGGCGCCGCCAACGACGGTCCCGGCGACGCCGCGGTGGTGCGCCCCCTGCTCGACTCCTTCGAGGGCATTGTCGTGGCCCACGGCATCTGTCCCCGCTACAGCGACCTCGACACGTACGACATGGCGGCCTGCGCCGTCGACGAGGGCGTCCGCAACGCCGTCGCCGTAGGGGCGTCCCTGGAGCACCTCGCGGGGCTCGACAACTTCTGCTGGTGCGACCCGGTCCAGTCGGAAAAGACGCCCGACGGGGAATACAAGCTGGCCCAGCTCGTCCGGGCCAACCAGGCCCTCTACGACTGCACCCTCGTCTACGGCGTCCCCTGCATTTCCGGCAAGGACAGCATGAAGAACGATTACCTCATCGGAGACACGAAAATCTCCATTCCGCCGACGCTCCTCTTCTCCACCATCGGGAAGATCGGGGACGTGCGGAAGGTCGTCACCATGGACGCGAAGCGGCCCGGCGACCTCGTGTACGTCCTCGGGGAGACGTATCCCGAACTGGGCGGCTCCGAGTGGTACGCCCTCCACCATGCCGTCGGGAGCAGTGTCCCGAAGGTGAACGCCCCGCGGGCCCGGGTCCTCTATGAGGCCCTGCACCGGGCCATCCTGGACGGCCGCGTGGCTTCCTGTCACGACTGCGCCGACGGCGGACTCGGGGTGGCCCTGGCGGAGACGGCCTTCGCCGGCGGGCTCGGCATGGAGATCGATCTGGGACTCGTCCCCGCGCGGGACGTGGTCCGGGACGATCACCTCCTGTTCTCGGAGACACCGAGCCGCTTCGTCGCCACGGTCTCCCCGGAGAACCGGCAGGCCTTCGAGGCGACCCTCCCGGGATGCGCCTTCGGCTGCGTCGGCGTCGTCCGGAGCGACGGCATCCTGAAGGTGAAGGGGAGGTCGGGAGGAACACTCCTGGAAGAGAATATCGGCGCATTGAAGGCGGCCTGGCAGGGACCGCTCCATTTCTGA